A genome region from Vicia villosa cultivar HV-30 ecotype Madison, WI unplaced genomic scaffold, Vvil1.0 ctg.002570F_1_1, whole genome shotgun sequence includes the following:
- the LOC131639253 gene encoding non-seed lectin-like, whose amino-acid sequence MAFHLTNLPTHRLFSLVFFFLLATNINSAQPLSFNFNKLTNGNPELIIQGDAHFVDGGFVALTNRTPPATTTGRALYKTPVTLWNDTTGQVASFNTSFSFVVESPEEQPCPTHGLIFFIAPLDTVIPNNSDSRYLGVVDGKNAINRFVGLEFDLYPNYFDPYMRHIGIDVNSLISLKTEKWNWVSDSLTKVTITYDSPSNELSALVTYENGEYTSIAQAVDLKTVLPNIVRIGFSATSKTGVAHNIHSWSFASDLETTISSVSDI is encoded by the coding sequence ATGGCTTTTCATCTCACAAACCTTCCAACTCACAGACTATTCTCTCTTGTTTTCTTTTTCCTGTTGGCCACAAATATAAACTCAGCTCAACCACTTTCCTTCAATTTCAACAAACTCACCAATGGTAATCCAGAATTAATCATTCAAGGGGACGCCCATTTTGTAGACGGTGGTTTTGTGGCACTCACCAACAGAACACCTCCAGCTACAACCACAGGACGTGCCTTATATAAAACACCTGTGACCCTTTGGAACGATACTACTGGCCAAGTTGCCAGCTTTAACACTTCCTTTTCGTTCGTTGTAGAATCCCCGGAGGAACAACCTTGTCCAACTCATGGACTGATCTTTTTCATTGCACCCCTGGACACCGTGATTCCCAATAACTCAGACAGTAGATATCTAGGAGTAGTTGATGGTAAAAATGCAATAAATCGATTTGTTGGTTTAGAGTTTGACCTTTATCCCAATTATTTTGATCCCTATATGAGACATATTGGAATCGATGTCAACTCTTTAATTTCGCTCAAAACTGAGAAATGGAATTGGGTGAGTGATTCATTGACAAAAGTAACTATAACATATGACTCTCCTTCTAACGAGTTGAGTGCTCTTGTCACTTACGAGAATGGAGAATACACTAGCATTGCACAAGCGGTTGATTTGAAAACTGTGCTTCCCAACATTGTTAGGATTGGTTTTTCTGCTACTTCAAAAACTGGTGTAGCACACAACATTCATTCATGGTCATTCGCATCAGACTTGGAAACAACTATAAGCAGTGTCTCAGACATATGA
- the LOC131639246 gene encoding uncharacterized protein LOC131639246 isoform X1, which yields MDKAWTKLPRHWNKYRKGVRNFLDFAYTKGRPQGREISCPCAHCANCKWERRHVVRDQLIAAGFVEGYDIWVNHGEDIPSPMKIDKDTKAQESSLDDIDGLLYDTFRNVVEAEESSEAPNEDARKFYKLINEAKQELYPGCESFSTLSFIIRLYLLKCLHGWSNASFTSLLELLKEAIPELNIPESFNKTKGMISDLGLDYKKIHACPNDCMLYWKEHENDNSCNICKASRWKEFPHVESESSGHAKYDHKIPAKVLRHFPLIPRFQRLFMCSKTTKEMRWHEEERSKDGKLRHPADGQAWKDFDRLHHDFASEPRNIRLGLSSDDFNPFRTMSLSHSTWPVMMVVYNYPPWLSMKSEYTMLSLLIPGPQSPGNDIDVYLQPLIEELKELWELGVDTYDASKNQTFKIRDALLWTISDYPGYAMLSGWRTKGKFACACCNHNTKSSYLKNSHNMCYMGHRVFLPMSHAWRLNKRSFNGKKELRSAPSLLKGTEIVETLKDFENEFGKKRRRKEMVHGRKNQYFLSYLIGLKIHYVIILM from the coding sequence ATGGACAAAGCATGGACTAAACTCCCAAGACATTGGAATAAGTATAGAAAAGGTGTTAGAAATTTTTTAGATTTTGCCTATACCAAAGGAAGACCTCAAGGACGTGAAATTTCTTGTCCTTGTGCTCATTGTGCAAATTGCAAATGGGAAAGAAGACATGTGGTTCGCGATCAATTAATAGCTGCAGGTTTTGTAGAAGGATATGATATTTGGGTAAACCATGGAGAGGATATACCATCGCCTATGAAAATTGACAAGGACACCAAAGCGCAAGAGAGCTCACTTGATGACATTGATGGCTTATTGTATGACACATTTAGAAATGTGGTTGAAGCAGAGGAAAGTAGTGAAGCTCCCAATGAAGATGCGAGAAAGTTCTACAAACTGATTAATGAGGCAAAGCAAGAGCTATACCCCGGATGTGAAAGCTTCTCTACTTTATCATTCATAATTCGACTTTACTTGCTGAAGTGTCTGCATGGATGGAGCAATGCATCATTTACTTCCCTTTTAGAATTATTGAAAGAAGCGATTCCTGAATTAAACATTCCTGaatcttttaacaaaacaaaaGGGATGATTAGTGATTTGGGTCTCGATTACAAAAAAATTCATGCATGTCCAAATGATTGCATGTTATATTGGAAAGAACATGAGAATGATAACTCTTGCAATATTTGTAAGGCTTCACGATGGAAAGAATTTCCTCACGTAGAGAGTGAGTCTTCTGGGCATGCGAAATATGATCATAAAATTCCTGCTAAGGTTTTGAGACATTTTCCATTGATTCCACGATTTCAAAGGTTATTTATGTGTTCAAAGACGACAAAGGAAATGAGGTGGCATGAAGAAGAACGCTCAAAGGATggaaaattaaggcatcccgcagATGGACAAGCATGGAAGGATTTTGATAGACTTCATCATGACTTTGCTTCTGAGCCTCGTAACATAAGACTTGGCTTATCCAGTGACGACTTCAATCCATTTCGGACCATGAGCTTATCACACAGTACATGGCCTGTCATGATGGTAGTATACAACTACCCTCCTTGGTTGTCCATGAAATCTGAATATACAATGTTATCATTGTTGATTCCTGGGCCACAATCACCGGGGAATGACATTGATGTGTACCTTCAACCATTAATTGAGGAGTTAAAGGAGCTATGGGAGTTAGGAGTAGACACATATGATGCCTcaaaaaatcaaacatttaaaattCGTGATGCACTCCTATGGACAATTAGTGATTATCCTGGGTATGCTATGTTATCAGGTTGGAGGACCAAAGGAAAGTTTGCATGTGCGTGTTGCAATCATAACACTAAATcatcatatttaaaaaatagcCACAATATGTGCTATATGGGTCATCGTGTCTTTTTACCAATGAGCCATGCTTGGAGGTTAAATAAAAGGTCCTTTAATGGAAAGAAAGAACTTAGGTCTGCACCTTCTTTGTTAAAAGGAACAGAAATTGTGGAAACCTTGAAAGATTTTGAGAATGAGTTTggtaaaaaaagaagaagaaaagagatgGTCCATGGaagaaaaaatcaatattttttgagTTACCTTATTGGGCTGAAAATACATTACGTCATAATCTTGATGTGA
- the LOC131639246 gene encoding uncharacterized protein LOC131639246 isoform X2, translating into MHRVGPTNFARIRAKLREKKDGQEVTQAEMFIETRKSRKGKQVDEETQFAIDKLQESIENSTEVRTQSFQSLFGKEKPGRVRCYGRTVTPSLLKKNEEISLMKMQYDGKISDMTQKMGAMEALLKSMYMQQNPHLSEEEVDEKMREALHNDNIPTPRSWTSTYAPDNQKVRNEDDPLDEQDEDLQDDDDLYYDQDDEDLQYDQDDDLQYDQDDILQDDDSLHDDSHDPQYNECDEDLH; encoded by the exons ATGCATCGCGTAGGACCGACAAATTTTGCTAGAATTCGTGCAAAACTG CGGGAAaaaaaggatggacaagaagtcaCTCAAGCTGAGATGTTTATTGAAACTCGAAAAAGTCGTAAGGGAAAACAAGTGGATGAGGAAACCCAATTTGCGATT GATAAACTTCAAGAGTCTATTGAAAATTCAACTGAAGTTAGAACACAATCATTTCAATCATTGTTTGGAAAAGAAAAGCCCGGTAGAGTGAGATGTTATGGAAGAACTGTTACACCATCATTGttgaaaaagaatgaagaaatttCTTTAATGAAAATGCAATATGATGGTAAAATTTCTGACATGACACAAAAGATGGGAGCAATGGAGGCACTTTtgaaaagcatgtatatgcaacAAAATCCGCATTTAAGTGAAGAGGAAGTAGATGAAAAGATGAGAGAAGCTTTGCACAATGATAATATTCCAACACCACGCTCATGGACATCAACCTATGCTCCGGATAATCAAAAG GTTAGAAACGAAGATGATCCTCTGGATGAACAAGATGAAGATCTCCAAGATGACGACGATCTTTATTATGATCAAGATGATGAGGATCTTCAATATGATCAAGATGACGATCTTCAATATGATCAAGATGACATTCTTCAAGATGACGATTCTCTACATGATGATTCTCATGATCCTCAATACAATGAATGTGATGAAGACCTTCattga